In the Tepidimicrobium xylanilyticum genome, one interval contains:
- the holA gene encoding DNA polymerase III subunit delta translates to MNYKEFIDKAKKHELKSVYLFYGEEEYLIDYTVLTLKNIYIDSSLEALNYVILDGKSLKFDSILNACETLPFMSEKKIVVIKDFPLFSNKREKEEISEEFKLPPSKNPLIKYFGELPDYLCLIFVEKDESINKSNALYKSIINSGELVEFAKLKGNDLNDWVEKSFKKYNKKISKSSINYFVQQSSYLDSNYNRTLYDLENEIIKISNYLSNGEEVTNDIIDLLMSKPLEMNVFNLLNSISQKNGEKAIRLFNEMYRSNEPVLFILHMIVRQLRNMLNYKVLRLKGYSEGDVFSKMNLKQYEYRKVANQSSNFTIPQLERAMFYCLEADKIIKSSSIDDRLALEILITNLCFKI, encoded by the coding sequence TTGAATTACAAGGAATTTATCGATAAGGCAAAAAAACATGAGTTGAAATCGGTTTATCTATTTTATGGTGAAGAAGAATATTTAATTGATTATACGGTATTAACCTTAAAAAATATTTATATAGATAGCTCATTAGAAGCATTGAATTACGTAATATTAGATGGTAAGTCCTTAAAGTTTGATTCCATTTTAAATGCTTGTGAAACGCTGCCCTTTATGTCTGAAAAGAAAATTGTGGTAATCAAGGATTTTCCTTTATTTAGCAATAAAAGGGAAAAGGAAGAAATTTCTGAGGAGTTTAAATTACCTCCTTCAAAGAATCCATTAATTAAATACTTTGGAGAATTACCCGATTATTTGTGCTTAATATTTGTTGAAAAGGATGAAAGTATTAATAAATCTAATGCCTTGTATAAGTCTATAATTAATTCGGGAGAGTTAGTGGAATTTGCTAAATTAAAGGGAAACGATTTAAACGATTGGGTTGAAAAGAGTTTCAAAAAATATAATAAGAAGATATCTAAATCCAGCATAAATTACTTTGTGCAGCAATCCTCTTATTTGGATTCCAACTATAATAGGACATTATATGATTTAGAAAATGAAATAATTAAGATTTCCAATTATCTATCCAATGGAGAAGAAGTTACCAATGATATTATTGACTTATTGATGTCTAAGCCTTTGGAGATGAATGTGTTTAATTTGTTGAATAGCATCAGCCAAAAAAATGGGGAAAAGGCTATTAGATTGTTTAACGAAATGTATAGGTCTAATGAACCCGTATTATTTATTCTTCATATGATTGTTAGGCAGCTTAGAAATATGCTGAATTATAAGGTATTGAGGCTTAAGGGTTATTCTGAAGGTGATGTGTTTAGCAAGATGAATTTAAAGCAATATGAGTATCGTAAGGTGGCTAATCAAAGCAGCAACTTTACAATTCCACAATTGGAGAGGGCAATGTTTTACTGTCTTGAAGCGGATAAGATTATAAAATCCAGCTCAATAGATGATAGATTGGCTTTGGAAATATTAATAACAAATCTATGTTTTAAAATTTGA
- the rpsT gene encoding 30S ribosomal protein S20, with the protein MANIKSAKKRIKTIKKRTALNRSRKSEIKTYIKKFDLALENGNLDEAKELLKIIDRKLKRASHKRVIHKNAASRRISSLTKKLNNRINEAV; encoded by the coding sequence TTGGCAAATATTAAATCAGCAAAGAAGAGAATTAAAACTATCAAGAAGAGAACTGCTTTAAATAGAAGTAGAAAGTCTGAAATTAAAACTTATATCAAAAAATTCGATTTAGCCTTGGAAAATGGTAATTTGGATGAAGCTAAGGAATTACTTAAGATTATAGATAGAAAATTAAAAAGAGCGAGCCATAAAAGGGTTATTCATAAAAATGCCGCTTCAAGAAGAATAAGTTCTTTAACTAAAAAGTTAAACAATAGAATAAACGAAGCAGTATAA
- the gpr gene encoding GPR endopeptidase — translation MIQIRTDLAIENREFYQEQNDGEVPGIKVEEEIEENYTITRVRIIDEIGSNHLEKPKGVYITIEVPKLKSADQDLKDEISQVVAKEIKGLGLSNEDTKTLIVGLGNWNVTPDALGPKVVDRVLVTRQYFVAYNKKRDETVANVAKISPGVMGLTGIETGEIVKGIVEKTKPDLVIAVDSLASRRMERVSTTIQISNTGIIPGSGIGNKRTGLNEEYLGVPVVAIGVPTVVDAATMINDTMDLIIGSMRKVARVGTEFYSTLERVSREDRYQLIKEVLEPYMTNVVVTPKEIDLIIDDLSIIIGNGLNMALHHGIELKDVNRYIR, via the coding sequence TTGATTCAAATAAGGACTGATTTGGCCATAGAAAATAGGGAGTTCTATCAGGAGCAGAATGACGGAGAGGTACCTGGAATTAAAGTAGAGGAGGAAATAGAAGAAAACTATACTATAACCAGAGTTCGAATTATAGATGAAATAGGTTCAAACCATTTAGAAAAGCCAAAGGGAGTTTATATTACAATAGAGGTTCCAAAATTAAAAAGTGCAGATCAGGATTTGAAAGACGAGATAAGCCAAGTCGTAGCGAAAGAGATAAAAGGATTAGGATTATCCAATGAAGATACAAAGACTTTAATAGTAGGACTAGGCAACTGGAATGTTACTCCCGATGCATTGGGACCTAAAGTAGTAGACAGGGTACTGGTAACAAGGCAATACTTTGTTGCTTATAATAAGAAAAGGGATGAGACGGTGGCTAATGTGGCTAAAATCTCACCAGGGGTAATGGGATTAACAGGCATAGAAACGGGGGAAATTGTAAAGGGAATAGTTGAAAAGACTAAACCTGATTTGGTGATTGCAGTAGATTCATTGGCGTCTAGGAGAATGGAGAGGGTTAGTACTACTATTCAAATATCTAATACAGGAATAATTCCTGGCAGTGGTATTGGGAATAAGAGGACTGGGTTAAATGAAGAATATTTGGGAGTACCTGTAGTAGCTATTGGGGTTCCAACGGTGGTTGATGCAGCTACCATGATTAATGATACTATGGATTTAATAATTGGTTCAATGAGAAAGGTAGCAAGGGTTGGTACTGAATTTTACTCCACATTGGAAAGAGTATCTAGAGAGGATAGATACCAGCTAATAAAAGAAGTGTTAGAACCCTACATGACCAATGTGGTGGTTACTCCTAAGGAAATTGATTTAATTATAGATGATTTGTCAATAATTATTGGAAATGGATTAAATATGGCTCTCCATCATGGAATAGAACTTAAAGACGTAAATCGATATATTAGATAG